The genomic interval GCACTCGCAGCGGCCGCCCGCCCGCTCGAACCGGATCCGCGCGCTGATCTCGTTCCAGTCGCGCGGATAGCGGTGCAGGTTCTCGGGACGGATGGGCACGGCCGGGTCACTCGCCGCCGGCGGCCTGGCGGTGCTCGAACGCCTCGATCAGTTCGCCCAGGGCGCCCGGGTCGCCAGCGTGGCCGACCCAGACTCCGGCCTCGGTCCACACCGGGATCTCTCCGGAGTCTTCGGCGTCGAAGTAGCAGACGTACGGGCCGTACCGCTCCAGCACGGCCGTGGCGACGGCGGCCGGGTCGGACAGCTGTGGTGCGGTCTCCAGCACGGCGAGCGTGGTGACGACCAGCCACATCGGCTCGTCCGGCGTACGGGGCAGCCGGAGGTAGCCGGTAACGCGGAGCTTGTCGCCGGGGACCAGGTCGTGGATGACCGCGTGCGCCAGCACGGAGTCGGCGACGGTGCAGGGCAGGATCATCTCGTCCGTACGCTCGTCTGTCGGGGAGACGGTGAGGCGGAACCGGGCCGTCGACCCGTGCAGGTCGCCGGGCACGGTCTCCTCGTCCAGGAAGCCGTCCAGGGCTATCGCGTCGTCGGCGGCCACGGTCAGCCGGCCTTCCGGACCGGTGCCTGGTGCGCGACGTCGTACGCCTGAAGGACCCGCTTGGGCACCATCCCGGCGTCGGCGACCTGGTGGCCGTTCTCGCGCGCCCACGTCCGTACGGCGGCGAGCTCCTCCCTGGTGCGGCCGCTGCCGATGCCTGCCCTGATCGGGGTGGGCGCGGTGGCGGCCGCCGTGGTGGTGCGGGTGCTGGCCTTGACCGTGCGCAGCTCCTCCTGTGCCCGCTCCAGTTCGGCCTTGGCCCTGGCGACCTTGTCCTCCGCCTCGCGCTGCGCGGCCTCCGAGTCGCGGCGCTCGGACAGCTCGCAGAGGTCGGCGGTGATGCGGGCGGCGCGACTGCGGACCGAGGCGGTCGGGTGCGCGGCCGCCCAGTCGATCAGCTCCTGGAGCGCGCCTGTGACGGGCAGCGCGACGACCGGGACGTCGATGGCCGGAATGGCGGCCGGGACGTTGGCGTTCTGGCCGGGCAGTCCGGCCTGGTTGGCGATGAGGTCGCTGAGCTCGGTTTCGCTCAGGCCGGTGGCCTCGCGGATCGCCTGCTCGGAGTCGCCGTTGTTGTGCATGGAGATCGCCATGGCCTCGAACGCGGAGGGGGCCGGGGCGGTGGCGGGGGTGTTCGTCATGGTGGGTGCGTCTCCGGTTTCCGGGATGAGGGGAGCAGGGCGGTGAGGGTGTTGGCGTCGGTGGACAGTCCGAGGACGTCCAGGAGCAGCCCGAGGTCGTCCTTGTCGCGGGAGCTGCGGGCGGTGACCCGGGCTGCGGCGGCGAGCTGCTGCGCGGGGTTCGGGTTGAGGGGCAGCGATTCGGCTTCGAGGGCCTCGGTCCAGTCGGTGAACATCAGGCGGCCTTGCCGCTGGCGACCAGGGCCAGCACCCGCTGGTTCGACGCCGCCTGTGCCGGGGTGATCGGTTCCTTCCAGCGGTTGTACGGCGCGGGCCGGGTCGGGATGGACTCCAGCTCCAGGCGGGCGAGGGCGAGTTCGCGGGCGGTCGGCGGCACGGCGCGGACCGCGCGGGCCCGCTCCCTGCGGAGCCGGTCCTGTTCGGCGACCACGCCGACCCAGTCCTCACCGAGCCGGGCCACGAGCTGCTTGCGCAGCTGCGTGCGGTCGCGCTTGGTGGTCGCCGCCCACACCCCGGTCTGCGTCAGGGCGGGGTTGGCCAGCGCCCACTTCAGGCAGTCCTTGACGATCGGGCAGCCGGAGCAGGCGTGCTTGGCCTTGGCGAGCGCCTTCTCGCGGGCGCGGGGGTCCTGGTCGGTGTTGGGGATGTCCTCGATCTGGAACAGGGCCGGGCTCGTACGGCAGCACAGGACCTGGTCGGTGTCGGGGAAGGGGATCCGGTCGTCGGCGAGGACGATGGCTGGCGGGTTGGGGACGCCGGTGCGGTTGCCGCTCATGAGGTGGCCTCCGGAGCGAGGTGGGGGAGTTGGAGGAGGACCTGGTCCACGAGGTCCTGCGGGGGGCGCCACGGCCCGAGCTGTCCGTGCAGCCACGGGATGGGCAGCGCGAGCTCCTGGACGTCGGCGAGGACCAGGTGGAACGCGTCGGCCTGCGCCCACTTCGAGCACGGGGCGGTGCCGGCGGCGTCCTGGTGGCAGTCGGTGAGGCGGGCGACGCCGATGACGGCCCGGGTGTGCAGGGCGCGGCCGCGGATCGCGGTGGCGACCAGCGCGTCGCGCATCGGGGCCCGCTCGGTGACCTGCCCGGCGTGCAGCAGCAGCCAGCCGCGCCAGGACCAGGGGACCGGGCGGTTCTCCACGTCCTTCCCGGCGAGGATGCAGCTCGTCCAGGGCTGGCGGATCGTGATGCCCCGGATCCAGGTGCCCGGGTCGACGGTGGTGGTCTCGCTCATGCCGCCCGCCCCAGCGTGTGGGTGCCCGGCCGCCCGGCGCGGCGGCCGTTGATGGAGGGCACCGTGACGTGCTGCGGTCCGGCAAGGACGGCACGGCCGGTGTGCTTGCCCTCGTACATCGCGGCGTCGGCGGCCCGCTGGAGCACGGACAGGTCCGTCGTGCCGAGGACGTCGGGGGAGGCCGCGCCGATGG from Streptomyces drozdowiczii carries:
- a CDS encoding WhiB family transcriptional regulator, producing the protein MSGNRTGVPNPPAIVLADDRIPFPDTDQVLCCRTSPALFQIEDIPNTDQDPRAREKALAKAKHACSGCPIVKDCLKWALANPALTQTGVWAATTKRDRTQLRKQLVARLGEDWVGVVAEQDRLRRERARAVRAVPPTARELALARLELESIPTRPAPYNRWKEPITPAQAASNQRVLALVASGKAA
- a CDS encoding Lsr2 family DNA-binding protein, whose product is MTNTPATAPAPSAFEAMAISMHNNGDSEQAIREATGLSETELSDLIANQAGLPGQNANVPAAIPAIDVPVVALPVTGALQELIDWAAAHPTASVRSRAARITADLCELSERRDSEAAQREAEDKVARAKAELERAQEELRTVKASTRTTTAAATAPTPIRAGIGSGRTREELAAVRTWARENGHQVADAGMVPKRVLQAYDVAHQAPVRKAG